CTAAGCCGTTTCGAGCCACGTTGCCACAGACCCATAACCTTAATCTCCTTTCAAACCCCAGTTAGTCGGTCGGAATACCGGATTTCCACATGAACATTGATAGTACCGAGAGATTTGCAAAAAAGCAAATAAATTATCAGGGGATGCGGCGATCGCTTTTTGCAAAATCAATTTGATTTAAGTGGTGAAGAGTATTGCAGAATTTGATATACTTACTTTTAGTCAACTCGCTGGTGTAGCTCAGTTGGTAGAGCAGCTGATTTGTAATCAGCCGGTCGCAAGTTCGAATCTTGTCACCAGCTTTTAGAAAATCAATAAATATCGAGCTAGTAGCGCGATCGCGGCTTGTTGGTGCTGCTCGGCTAGAGATTGAGCACGAGGTTCAGAATTCGTTCCTCCTTCCTCTTATTTCCCTCATCCCCGCTTCTCCTGCCATTGATCCAAAATATCTTTGAATAACAACTCTTCTATCCAAGTTTTAGCTACGACTGTCAGCGGGAGAGCCATCAGCAAGCCCAACACTCCAAACAAACTGGCAAACAAGATTTGAGCAGTGAGAGTAATCGCAGGCAACAAAGCCACTTGTCGCGCCATGATCGTAGGGGTCAGCCAGTAACTTTCGATTTGCTGAATCACGATATAAAGAACCAAAACGGCGATCGCTTTCCAAGGGGCATCCAGTAGGGCGATTAACATTGGTAGAAACACACTGAGAGTGGGGCCAATATTGGGAATAAAGTTCAGCAATCCTGCCAAGACAGCGTGAGCTAGGGCTAAAGGCACCTGCAAAAACCACAACCCGATGCCGCTTAACGCAGCAATGAATAGCATTTCAATCAAGGCACCCACCGTCCAAGCAGCGATCGCACTTTCACAGCGCTCAAGAATGTGATCGACTCGCGGACGGTAAAACTTGGGAAATAACCGAATTAAGATGTGACGGTAAGGTTGCGGGTCAACCAGAAACATCAGCATCAACACGAACACGAGTAACAGCTCTAGCAAAGCATTAAGGGATGTAGAGAAGAAGGCGATCGCTCGTTGCACTACATTAGTGCCCGCAGGAGCCAACTGTTGCAGCAAGCCATCGAAATCTAATCTGTCTGGAAAGAAGGGGTCGAGTAGACGATCTTCCAACCAGTCGATCCATTGCTGGATCTGCTCTAAGCCTGTAGGCAAGAGAGCCACTAATTCTTGAAACTGAGTGACAAAGGGCGGCACAATCAGCCCCAAAATGCCTGCCAATAGCAGCAGCAACAGTCCCAAGCTCACAGCGACTGCCCAACCTCGCTTCCAGCGAAACCTCTGCAACTGTTGTACTAACCGATTGATTGCTGTCGCTAAGACGGCGGCCGTAAAAATCAGCAATAATAACTGCCGAATTTGCCAGACAACGTAGACAGACGCAAGCAGCACTAGCAGCCCTAGCCATTGGCCTAGTTTCATCCAGATGTCTCCTTCCCTATTGCCAGTTTCGTTAGCAAATATGATCTAAATGTGATTTAAATTTTTGAATTGAAGAGTTACGCCTCGCTGTCACTTTCCTGTCACATTTACTGCCGAACCTAGAGGTATGGCGATCGCCATTTAGGTTAGAACGGGGTGCAGAAAGCTAGCCTGTGTGTAAGCAGTCAGCATCCCCAGGAGAAATCACCATGAGACTGACCAGCATCCTCACCAGTGGGCTAGTGATTGGCATTATGCAGCTAGCTGCCTGTAGTGCAGCACCGCCCGAACAGAACGCCTCCAGTGGAGCCAACCCTCCAGCGCAGACCAACCCCACACAAACGACCGCCCAGCGATCGCCGTCAACCACAGCAACACCAGCAGCTTGTACCTTGGTCGAAAACGGGTTTGGGCCTCCAGGTCAAGTCCAAGTGCGGGTGGAAGAAGTCGTTACGGGACTAGAGGTGCCTTGGGGAATTGCCTTTTTGCCTAATGGAGATATGTTAGTGAGCGAGCGGGCAGGGCGAGTTCGGCTGGTGCGCGATCGCAACCTGCGTCCCCAACCTGTCGCCACTGTAGACGTGACTGATAGCGGCGAAGGGGGACTGCTGGGGATTGCCGCTCACCCCGACTTTGACAGCAATCGCTGGTTCTATCTGTACTACACCGGAGTTAAAAACGGCGCAGAAGTTAATCGGGTGGAACGCTGGCAACTGTCTCCAGATGGGGTGAGTGCCTCCCGCGATCGCCTCATTCTGGATGACATTCCCGTAGCGCTCTACCACAATGGCGGGCGCATTCGCTTCGGCCCAGATGGCATGCTCTACATTGGCACCGGGGATGCTCGCAATCCAGACAGTGCCCAAGACCAGCAAAGTTTGGCAGGTAAAATCTTACGCCTGACCCCGGACGGTCAAGTGCCTTCAGATAATCCCTTTTCGGGTAGCCCAGTGTATATCACGGGTATCCGCAATACTCAGGGGTTTGATTGGGTGAATGACTCGACTCTGTGGGTTACCGATCACGGCCCTAGCGGAGAGTTGGGGAGAAGCGGACATGATAAAGCCAGCCTTGCCAGAGCAGGAGATAACCTGGGTTGGCCCACCACCTACCGCTGTGAATCGCAGCCAGGGTTAGTCACCCCATCCATCGTTTGGCAGCAGGCACTTCCCCCCGGCGGATCTGTGATTTACACAGGGGATGCCATCCCAGAATGGAAAAACAGCCTGATGATCGCGACTCTGCGATCTGAACATTTGCAACGGGTGGTGTTTAATCCGCGATCGCCGCAACAAGTAGAGCGCCATGAAGTCTATCTGCAAGGTCAGCAAGGACGACTCCGGGATGCGGTGATGGGGCCTGACGGTGAATTGTATGTGACCACCAGTAACTGCGATGGTCGCGGCAGTTGTCCACCAGAAAGAGACAAAATCCTCCGCATCACCCGCTGAAGCTAGGCATTTTGCAGAAAACTGAGAGGTCATAAACACAATGCAAAAATTCTTGCAGAAAATCCGCTTTATCGCTTTAGGGTTGGTATTTCTAGCTCTAGCGATCGCTTGCCAACCCGCCGTAAGAGTAGAGCCTTCTCAGGTGGGAGATACCGCGATCGCCCCCACCGCTAGCGCCCCCACAAGCAACCCCTCGCCAGCGGCTACATCCCTCCAACTTCCCCCACTCCCCTACGACTACGCCGCCCTAGAACCTCATATTGATGCTGAAACCATGAGGTTGCATCACGATAACCACCATGCCACTTATGTCAAAAATTTGAATGAAGCTTTGCAGAAATATCCCAATCTACAATCTCAAGGGGTAGAAGCTTTATTGCAAAACCTCAATAGCGTTCCAGAGGAGATCCGGACTAAGGTTCGCAATAATGGCGGTGGGCACCTT
This region of Trichocoleus desertorum NBK24 genomic DNA includes:
- a CDS encoding AI-2E family transporter, whose product is MKLGQWLGLLVLLASVYVVWQIRQLLLLIFTAAVLATAINRLVQQLQRFRWKRGWAVAVSLGLLLLLLAGILGLIVPPFVTQFQELVALLPTGLEQIQQWIDWLEDRLLDPFFPDRLDFDGLLQQLAPAGTNVVQRAIAFFSTSLNALLELLLVFVLMLMFLVDPQPYRHILIRLFPKFYRPRVDHILERCESAIAAWTVGALIEMLFIAALSGIGLWFLQVPLALAHAVLAGLLNFIPNIGPTLSVFLPMLIALLDAPWKAIAVLVLYIVIQQIESYWLTPTIMARQVALLPAITLTAQILFASLFGVLGLLMALPLTVVAKTWIEELLFKDILDQWQEKRG
- a CDS encoding sorbosone dehydrogenase family protein, with the protein product MRLTSILTSGLVIGIMQLAACSAAPPEQNASSGANPPAQTNPTQTTAQRSPSTTATPAACTLVENGFGPPGQVQVRVEEVVTGLEVPWGIAFLPNGDMLVSERAGRVRLVRDRNLRPQPVATVDVTDSGEGGLLGIAAHPDFDSNRWFYLYYTGVKNGAEVNRVERWQLSPDGVSASRDRLILDDIPVALYHNGGRIRFGPDGMLYIGTGDARNPDSAQDQQSLAGKILRLTPDGQVPSDNPFSGSPVYITGIRNTQGFDWVNDSTLWVTDHGPSGELGRSGHDKASLARAGDNLGWPTTYRCESQPGLVTPSIVWQQALPPGGSVIYTGDAIPEWKNSLMIATLRSEHLQRVVFNPRSPQQVERHEVYLQGQQGRLRDAVMGPDGELYVTTSNCDGRGSCPPERDKILRITR
- a CDS encoding superoxide dismutase produces the protein MQKFLQKIRFIALGLVFLALAIACQPAVRVEPSQVGDTAIAPTASAPTSNPSPAATSLQLPPLPYDYAALEPHIDAETMRLHHDNHHATYVKNLNEALQKYPNLQSQGVEALLQNLNSVPEEIRTKVRNNGGGHLNHTMFWQIMSPDGGGEPTGALAAEITKTFGSFENLKQQFNAAGGDRFGSGWVWLVRNPQGQLQITTTPNQDTPLMEGTYPIMGNDVWEHAYYLKYRNRRAEYLNNWWNVVNWAEVNQRFTQAGAMQNSPRS